One window from the genome of Candidatus Synechococcus calcipolaris G9 encodes:
- a CDS encoding DUF4126 domain-containing protein has product MLEVLAILSASAAGGLRLALPLLLIGLLQGETLWSKVPILSQFSPYWIVGVLAGWSFLELFIDRNVWGHRLVILVQVICSPFVGAILGMTVAELTETPTWIIGIIGGLLAFVLQLVQIGWFYRLRGLPRWLVVAQDLLCILLILFAIKAPTQGGLIALLLLWLAIRSAKDWRQKSAKNYRDYKTKRKFYR; this is encoded by the coding sequence ATGTTGGAAGTTCTGGCTATCCTCTCCGCATCCGCAGCGGGGGGATTACGTTTGGCACTTCCCCTTTTGCTCATCGGGCTTTTGCAGGGCGAGACCCTTTGGTCCAAGGTGCCAATTTTATCCCAATTTTCCCCCTACTGGATTGTGGGAGTGCTTGCAGGCTGGTCATTTTTAGAGTTATTTATTGATCGAAATGTGTGGGGACACCGCCTCGTTATTTTAGTCCAGGTCATCTGTAGTCCCTTTGTGGGTGCCATCTTAGGAATGACCGTGGCTGAGTTGACCGAGACTCCTACCTGGATCATTGGTATTATTGGTGGTCTGCTCGCATTTGTTTTGCAACTGGTACAAATTGGCTGGTTCTATCGCTTGAGGGGCCTACCCCGATGGCTGGTAGTGGCCCAGGATTTACTATGCATTTTACTCATTTTGTTTGCCATTAAAGCTCCCACCCAAGGGGGACTCATTGCCCTACTGCTGCTGTGGCTGGCCATTCGCAGTGCCAAGGACTGGCGGCAAAAGAGTGCTAAAAATTATCGAGATTATAAAACGAAGAGGAAGTTTTATAGATAA